In the Necator americanus strain Aroian chromosome X, whole genome shotgun sequence genome, CTAGTCCTGTGTTTTCCAGTGTTCAGATAGCTGGGGAGGAGGGGGAGTTGTTTGTTATACTTTTGTTGTTTAGtcacttttcattcttttcagagACTTCCTGAATGGCCGCTTCTGAAGAAACTTCGAGAGATGGAGCGTGAACTACTCGCTGCTGGTAATCCGATAGCAGTTGAGAGACAGAAAGTAAGAGAATTTAACCGCAAACTGCGAATGGAAATGAGTGGACAAGAGGACGTTGAAGGGCAACTTCGTCATCTACAACAACTGTATTTGGAGTATTTAGCCGCTCAGCAATTCTTTGCTGCACAGGTACTGTCAAATTCCTGGATTCGATTTACTGAAGGCCAACAAGGCCAGCTATTGGAAACAATGGAGCAACAGCAAGATCTCGATCAGCGCTGGTATTCTCTTCTACGTGAGGAGCAGCAGCTCACTCGTCGTCGTACTAGAGATGCTGTGCTGACGGACATGTTGTTTTTGCGTAAGGAGTCGTCCTACGAAACCGAGCACCATAACCACTTTTATTTCACTAATGATGTTTTATCGAATTTACATGGATTTCAGGACaaggaaatgaacaaaacTTTCACCGCTCGATTAGATGGCGAAGATAACGCATTCAAACACTCCGGTCGACTTACAGCTACTGAATCTGCAAGAGATGATGAGGTGGTTGATGTCACAGTGGTTGAAGAGCAGGCTAGGGAGCAACGTGCAACAAAAGAAGTGTGCGGAAAATCAGTCCAGGAACATTTGCAAGAGGAAAGCGAAGGATTAACCTCGGATCATGCTAACATATGTTTTGATGAAGAGTTAACTGAATCAGGGAAAACTGGGCAGCTACCAGAGTCGCCAGAGTCGCCTAATGTTTTACTTTTGTCATCACCGGAGAACCAAGATACAGTATCACCGAAAGCAGGTTCATCAATTTCTCCTGAACTGTAGTTAAGAGTTGTTGGTTTTAAAGGGAAAGTggaatctttttttgcttctgtagATGAATGCACTGAAATTTTTAGGTAGTTGAGGAAAGCTTGTGTGGAAATGCTAGCTGTGTTCCAATAGTCAATTTTGAAGCGGCGAAGAACTTCTAATTCTGTTCAAGAAGCTTTATATTTCCTAAAATGTTTTAGCAAAGCAGTAAGGAATGTCAACTTTAAAGTAATATAATCTATTAACAACACGTATTAGGATACTAGTTATATCTTTGGAAGGTAAGCAGGTCGtagatttcaatttcaaagtgAGTGTAACAGGTAATAATTAGCTCGACTGTGAATTTTGCATTGTGTCATGCTCTCTCCTCTGGTGTTTAATTATTGATCGTCATATTCTGGAACTGGTTGAAAACATCCGAGTATTTCTGCTCtgtatcatattttttttaaatgggtATGTATGTTTACATTTGTGTATTTAcggtttttgtttctctttataACCTCTACAcgttaaccttttttttactaggaattgtctcattcatttttagaATTGTTTCCCCTCTCATTACATGTGTAGTACATTGTCATTACACGTGTGTGTTACTGTAATCTCATAATGCAGCTATCTAATAAAGTTGTCTGTTGGTTGTATTTAGTTGTTACTAATGAACAGTTAAGGTTAAGAACCGTTTAGAAAGTGTCGTTAAGAGGAGAACGCGTTCAGCCTGAACAAATCGTTTTTCTCGAGTGCGATTTTGAGATAGATCAATGGATATTCGGCAGTAtccttttgaaatttaatgAAGTAGGAAACTGCGTGAGTATATTTATTCAGTTTTACCAGGTTTAAAGGATTAAAGCTGAATTATTGCGATTCAACAATAGAAATTTACAATTATATTAGTGAATAAAGCGGTTCAGACATTTCAGAGATAATACAATGGTCTCATCGAAATTTCTAGATACCGGTAAGATTTGTTGGAGCTACTGACGTTTATAGACGAATTACTCGATTCGGGTCATCCATGTTCCAATGTTTCTGGCGATTCCAGTTCTAGACCAGTGCTGCAAATTGGATCGACAAATTGTCAAGATTTCCCACTTTGCCTCTGGGCTCACTTTAGCCTTGCGGAAAGAAAGAGTGACTAGATTCTCGCCATCGGatatgtttgatttttctggtCCCAAAACGGTAGCGAGAATATGGTTGACTTGATCAATTCAACCGGGATGTACAATAAATTCGTCTTAATTCAACAAGTTTAACCATAACTTCTCCTTTAATCGAATTGTTGCATTTGGTTCAACGTTGTACACGAtgattcctgaaattttctttcttggtgGTACGTCGAAGTCATGATGCAAATGATCACAATAACCTAGAAGAGTTCCTAGCTGGATTatgtgaaatatttccaatttttttgtttgtgggGTTGGTTGTTCATTAGTTGACAGTTTCAGCCCACTATAATATACGCGCTCCTTTCCGAAAATGACTAAGCATGCCACCGTATCCTGGACCGCTGACAACCCTCTTCCTCAAAGACGAggaattcaaatgaaattacTGTTGACAAAATTCAAACATGCTGCAGAGCAGAGTCTAAGAGGATTTCAAAAATCTGGAATTACATGGGGAAAATTCCTCTTCTTTAATCCCCCCATTTCTCATAACTTTCTAtgactaaaaagaaaaaaaaaagacatgaaaatACTTTGAAGGCAACGAGATATCAGAACTTATGTTAGACATCCTGTGAGCCATTGGCGTAGTTTCTTAGGTAAGTAGTTTTATTCATTCTCTTTGTTTCCTGGTATTTAAATAACaacgaatattttttatttagaaacATTTCCTAGCATAGTGCCAGAAACGTATAACCATTTTTCAGTGTAGTGTAGGAGCGTCATGTTTAAGTACCTTATCACATTGTCACCTTTTTCTCATACttgaccagttttttttttaaatgttgttgAACAAAATATAGTGTAAATCAGAGGGTGATGTTAAACTTTAGGTAATcccaggaggaaaaaaaactaatgaacGGCGTCACACGGACATCGGCCCATTTCTCTGgtaatttccttttctcctgCAGTGTTGAAGAAAAGCCACGGAGGTGTGAGTTTTCTACGTTTAACTTAAATGTCGTGGACGTACACAGCCAAAATTGAAGCCACGAACCTTTCAAGGTATTAAATATCCGGAGTTTTGTTTTCACCATATTCAATACAtagttacagaaaaaaaaagagttgtatTATGACTATTTTCCTTtctatagtaaaaaaataggaaaaaaagatgattttaCCCTGTCCTTTGAGATGAACTTCTTCTGTTCGTACATGACGAAATCTGCAACCATTTCGTACGGCAATATCTATTCGCCAAATACCGTGCCCACATCCGACCTAAAATTTTTGTCAATTG is a window encoding:
- a CDS encoding hypothetical protein (NECATOR_CHRX.G26254.T1); the encoded protein is MQLSNKVKVSLRGERVQPEQIVFLECDFEIDQWIFGSILLKFNEVGNCIPVRFVGATDVYRRITRFGSSMFQCFWRFQF